The region TACATCGAATTTTTGCAAGAACTTAGAACTTCTGTCAATGTTTCCCCAAAAAAATTAGAAGTTTTTTTTACTGTTcatcgagctcatttgagctcgggagcagaaacaCACTTTCGTCATGGAGGCATATATTTGCTTACACAAACTTCTCAAAACAAAAGTGCTTTCATGAGAGGCTCAGATTTGCTTCTTGTGGAGGCACATATTCCTTTCACATCACATTGAAACGGAAAAAAAACGtgcttccacgagaagcaaatCTCTCGTGGAGGCACAAATTTGCTTCTGCCAGAAGCACATCTATTCTTctctaaaaaaagaaaagaaagtgaAAAAAATGCTTCCAGCTCcttttttcattcatttttttctcCTTTCCCGTAAATAAAAGTTCATCGAAATCTATTAACATGGGATAGTTTTGAAAATATCGAGCAAGAAATCAAACAATGAAAACCGTTCGGGATTTGGTCGCACGGttcaagagataaaatattttgaataaatgaatctatgAAAAAGAACTCCATGTTACCACAAGTGGCGCACATGTAGTGTGCCACTTGTCAACTCCTAAAAAGGTGGGAGTGACCTTTGCAAGAGGTAAACCTAGTGATTTGTTGTTCTCTATATAATGTGAAGCCCTAAAAAATGTTCTCTGCGTACACAAAAAACTATAAAATTGCCACGCTTTATTTACATAATTGTCCTATTCCAGACAAGTCAAACCAAATGAACAGTAACCAAACGACCAAAAAGGGCGCACATGATTTTTCAGAAAAATAGGAGCTTTATTAGCCAGCCTATGCATTTTAACCGCTCATCTCGCAACATATGGTGTGACGCTCTCACAGCTCTCAGCCACCCACTTTCGCCAGTGCCGTGAAGTAGTGGGAGAGAGCGtaccatttattttcatatttttgaGGGAATTCATTTTTTCATGGAATGAAAATAGCAAATATGCCAATTGGGCCAAGAGGTGCGTATACTCCCTACAACTCAAGATAAGTTTTGCTAAAAAAACCAAGATAAgtatcgtggttttagttcaaatttgagctAAAACCATGACACATGGAGTATCTGAAAGGTGTGTCAAAAACTCTGCCAACTGACCCTAGCCCAACCTTATACTGGATTTTTCTTACATATGCCTCTCGTCATTGAATTGTTATCTTCCCTACTATTGAAGGGGATTTGCCatcgtcgtgatggttcgacctcctacatgtttctttttctttctatttgTTTGAGGGTAAAAAATAGGTGATGGAAAACCTACaggtttcttttttctttccatttgTTTGAGGGTAGAAAAGTGAAGTCTTCTATTGAGAGAAAAAAAATGAAGGTTGAGAGCAAAGCAATACTACTCACTATCCTCTAGTTTTTTTTAGGGAACACTATCCTCTAGTGGAGCCGATGGATGTGATCTGATTTTGTGGATCGGGCCGATGTGTGTTTAAGAAAGAATATAAGCGAAGACATTCTACGGGGTGGCCCAAACCTGGCCTAACAGTTGTGCTTCGTGGACCGGTCCAAAAGCACACGTGCTTGACATGCCACGTGTCTGGCTCGACACTAGGATAAATGGGATGTGCCAGGTTGTGACACGCCTGGGCCGCTAGGTGAGGCCTACGTGTCAGCACGACACACAGTTAGGTAACCTGGCCGGCCCAGGCACACCACCAATTCTTTGTAATTTATATTTTTCTTTTGTAACTTTCTTACCCTTTTATATAATTTAAAGTGTGACTCTGTACTTTTTTTTCCTTCCGAGGATGGAAGTTTTTTAATGAGGCAATAACTAATAAAAATCAAGATTTATCCCATATAACACTTtacattcttttttattttttgtatgtctttttctaaaaaaaatgcagAGTTTTTTTTTGAGTAATATAAAATGCAGAATTTACTAAAAATATCAAAGTAATTGGGCCGAAAAAAGGCCAATAAAATATAAACATGCTACGCCCTAATGTGCCGTGCCTGGGCCTTGAAGTGAGGTACAGGTGAACTGCCATggctgatggcggcggcggcgaagtacAGCGATCTCAACGACCCCTTCCCTCCTCCCATAAGAACTGCGACGGCGGATGGCGGCGGGGAAGACGTCGTGGAGGGGAGCCCTCCGCCGTTCAAAATGCGCAAGCTGGGCGCTCCGGGTATGAGTTCAATTGTCGCTGAGGATCAGAGTGAGGCCATGGCTGCCAGGGACGCCAAGATCGGCGAGCGCATGGATTCGGATGAGGCCATTGAGTCGATGGCTACCAGAGGCGGGCATGTGGATTCAGAGATGACCCAATTCAAGTATGGCGATGTTGCGGCGGATGATGAGCTTCACAAGGACAAGATGAACGGAGGCAAATCAAATCAGCAGATCAAGAAcccaggggagggggagggggaggtcgAAATGGACCTGGGGAAATCAAACTCCATCATCTCCGAGCAGGAGATCAAGGAGCTCTGTACGCAGATGGAAGAGATGGTCGCTTTTCTGAATTACAGGATCATACCATCAGCCCCACTtatctgcagcagcagcagcagcagcagcaaggagacgccaaaagatgaagaagacaaggcgCCGCAGTCCTCGGGGATCGACGGCATCTTACAGCGGCTAGCTGATGTGCGGCGCGACATGTCCAAGCTCAAATCGGAACTGGCCCCTTTCTGGCACGAATACCCATATGAGAAGAAGTCGGAGCTGACtccggaggaggagagggagaagaggatCAAGTCCTGGCACGAGTATCAGAAGCTGGACAACAAGGAGAAGGCCAGCAAGGAGATGGAGTCCGACGTGAGCGACTTCGAGGGCTACTGTCAAGGCATGACATCCTTAGTTGAACACTTCAGATTCACAAGTAAGATTCTGTTGCTTCCTTGTAGCAAGTACCGATTAAATTCATGGTTTAGTAGGATCAATGTATACTAACTTAATATTTGTTGACAACATTGTGCTTGCAGCCCTAGTGAGCCCCATGCACTTTACAAACTACACGCCCAGACAGATCCCACCCGATCTTACTTCCAACAAGATCACCTTGCAGATCTTCTCCTTCAAAATTGCCAACATCGATTTGGACCTGCAATGGCCACTCCTGGAATGGCCACTCAAAGTGTACGGCCTCATCGCTGCACGAGACAGTGTGGATCGCAGACGCAATTTTCTCTTCTTGCGGGAAAGGGAGAATTTCCAAGAGATCACCCAAGAAGTAAGCGCCTGCAGTATTCTGTTAAATTTCCCTTTTTATCTCCTCCTTGTTTCATGCGTCTTACTTTGTCGATCCATTGGTTTGTTGCAACTAATTAAGCATGTGTAATGATGATGCCTGCAGAAACCCTTCTTGTGCTTGACTGGCCCATCTCGTGCAATTTTGGCTGAGGACCATGTTAGCCTTGAAGTCCAACTAAAACTTAAGGGCCCCTCGGAGTCTGAGGACACAGTGTTGATCACTAAGAGATGCCAGCACCGTCACTATCATGCCGATGATGATTTATATATTCTTACCTTGGAGAACCGTCTTTGCACAACAGAGTTAAGCCTGCAGCAACTATACCGTGAATCAGTCCAAGCAACTTTCTTGCGTGTCGGTGGCTTTGTTAAAGGCAGTACAACCCCTTTCATTCATGGAGGCCGAGTTGCTTGCTCCTCACCACCTCGAGGTCAAGGCACTGCCCCGCCCACCCAAGTTGTGTTGCTTGATTCTAATTATTGTGATGGTGGGAAGATGCCAATAGGCGAAGAAGATGGTTACCTTGATCTGTCAAGGCATGTTGTTTCTGTTGAATTACGAACAGTGGGTGACGATCCTGAAGAATTGGAAGAAACCTTGAATGTTTTCATAGAAGCCTACTCAGACTCTCCTCCTAATGTTTCTGCGAAAGCTGATTTCATGGTCAAGCCTCAGTATTGCGGCATAAGTGAACATGAATGTGTCCTTCACGGCTCTACGGTGAAGATTACCATTGCTTGGTCACCTATTCTTCGAACCAACAAGGTTATTCTGTGAGAGGGATAGATGTTCGATGGTGCTCAGGCGTGAATGTTATGAAGCATGATACCCACCACCCTGTTATATCCATCTATTTCTCTGTTTTGCCAGTAGTTGTTTGTCTGTTCATGTATTCGATCAGTTATGTACGATGTGGACCTATTGTTGTATCGATTTGCTACGTAAGATTTCGACCATGTGCGTGTCGACTCTGTTTTATAAGTCGTCTCTAGATGTGTTTCTACTTCTATTACTGCTATAACGTGCAAGTTAAGCAATTAGGAATCCGTATATGAGCTCTTTTTCGACAGAGCTGCAACAAGTCAAACCATCAATTACCATGAAAATTATTCTGTTCCATTACATCTCATTCATGTGATGTTTTCTTGCTTTTCCCTTCCAGATTCTTCAGAAATCAGAAATGTCGATGCAGATCAAAGGGAAGAAGACAAGGTGGTTACCACAAATTGCATATCTGAGAGCTCTCATTCTCCACTTTTAGTTACTTAATGCTTGGAAGCCATTGGATTTTTATAAATGAAGTTGAGCTTTTAGGAATCCGTATATGAGCTCTGTTTAGAGAGAGCAGCAACAAAGGTTAGAGCCGTGGTGTTGGATAGTACTGAGCCAACAAATGATGGTGTGCTAGGGCCAGTTTCCCTTATCTGATTttatttataatctgaataaataggtAAGGACAATACATTTAATGTCAAGATATGATTTCAAACTCTAGTGTGTATTTGCACATTACCCAACCCTCTATCGATCTGATAAGGTATCCTATGCAGAGCTGAATGAGACTGGGAGGCAGCAAGCTGTTGCGGGATTGTATCGCTCACTTATATTATCTCAAGACATCTAGAGTAGCATTTTTTACGTGGAACTTGTTTGACTTTAATGCCAAGGTTGCTCATTGGCTGTCTAAAGAAGCCAAACCAGCTGCCATATACTCATCCGATTTGAAGCGGGCAGCAGACACTGCGAGAAGAATAGCAAAAATCTGCAATTCACCCAATGTTTGTTCATTCACCTTGACTCTTTCTGTTATTCAAACATTTCAGCCATACACCACGTTGCTTCCATGTAATTTGTGCTAGGA is a window of Triticum dicoccoides isolate Atlit2015 ecotype Zavitan chromosome 2B, WEW_v2.0, whole genome shotgun sequence DNA encoding:
- the LOC119361532 gene encoding uncharacterized protein LOC119361532, which gives rise to MAAAAKYSDLNDPFPPPIRTATADGGGEDVVEGSPPPFKMRKLGAPGMSSIVAEDQSEAMAARDAKIGERMDSDEAIESMATRGGHVDSEMTQFKYGDVAADDELHKDKMNGGKSNQQIKNPGEGEGEVEMDLGKSNSIISEQEIKELCTQMEEMVAFLNYRIIPSAPLICSSSSSSSKETPKDEEDKAPQSSGIDGILQRLADVRRDMSKLKSELAPFWHEYPYEKKSELTPEEEREKRIKSWHEYQKLDNKEKASKEMESDVSDFEGYCQGMTSLVEHFRFTTLVSPMHFTNYTPRQIPPDLTSNKITLQIFSFKIANIDLDLQWPLLEWPLKVYGLIAARDSVDRRRNFLFLRERENFQEITQEKPFLCLTGPSRAILAEDHVSLEVQLKLKGPSESEDTVLITKRCQHRHYHADDDLYILTLENRLCTTELSLQQLYRESVQATFLRVGGFVKGSTTPFIHGGRVACSSPPRGQGTAPPTQVVLLDSNYCDGGKMPIGEEDGYLDLSRHVVSVELRTVGDDPEELEETLNVFIEAYSDSPPNVSAKADFMVKPQYCGISEHECVLHGSTVKITIAWSPILRTNKVIL